CCTCCTGGCTCAGGACAGGGGTAGTTCTGGTTAATTGAGCTTTATGGTAAATTTTTAGTTTACTGTGAGCACCTACATGAGTAACAGTGCAACAACTCCTGAAAAACAACCCCAGAACATTTCAGTCCTTTCAAAGGGCTCTAGGATGTGTCCTATGGTCTCATAGTACTACTGGCCTCTGTTAGGCTCTCCCCATTGATTGCATTTTACTCCCAAGGATTTCACTGAGTTTTCATTTGGCTTTTGAGTCATTGGTAAACAAATGCTGCCTGGGATGGATGGAAGGGACCTCATAGCAGGGGAAGACAAAGCTGGCAGCAATCCAGAGCCTCTCATATCTTGCTCTCCTCCACTCCTGTAGGTTCCAGAAGCTGCACCTGGCCTGTGGCTCAGAGCGCTTAATTCTGCACTCTCCTCTCCAGCCACTGACCTCCCTATGTGAGGCACCTGCCAGCCCTCTGCAGCTGCCAGGGGGCAATGTCACCATAACCTACAGCTATGCTGGGGCCAGAGCACCCATGGGCCAAGGATTCCTGCTGTCTTATAGACAAGGTAGGCCAGACAGGTATCTGAGGGGCCATTAGAAGAGAGGAAGCCCCAGAGAAAAGGGGAGGATCCTGAGGCCTCTGGTACTTCACAGTTCTTCTCCATGATGCTTCTGCAGATTGGCTAATGTGTCTGCAGGAAGAGTTCCAATGCCTGAACCACCGCTGTGTACCAGCTGAGCAGCGATGTGACGGGAATGATGCCTGTGGTGATGGTTCTGATGAAGAAGGTTGCAGCTCAGACCCACTACCTAGCCTGACCCTGGCCCCTGCCCCTCCTCTACCCTGCAACTTTACTTTGGAGGGTTTCTATGGGATCTTCTCCTCCCCTGGATATTCAcacctggcctcagtttcccacccCCAGTCCTGCCTGTGGCTGCTGGACCCTCATGATGGCCGACGGCTGGCAGTGCGCTTCACAGCCCTAGACTTGGGCTATGGAGATGCAGTGCATATATATGATGGTGCTGGACCCCCTGAGACTCCTCGGCTGCTGCGCAGTCTCACCCACTTCAGCAATGGCAAGGCTGTTACTGTGGAGACCCTATCTGGCCAGGCTGTTGTTTCTTACCACACAGTTGCTTGGAGCAGTGGCCGGGGCTTTAATGCTACCTACCATGTGCGAGGATACTGTTTACCTTGGGACCGACCCTGTGGCTTGGACTCTGGCCTAGGAGCAGGTGAAAGTTCAGGTGAGCGCTGCTACAGTGAGGCACAGCGCTGCGACGGCTCATGGGACTGTGCTGATGGCACAGATGAGAAGGACTGCCCTGGATGCCCACCCGGGCACTTCCCCTGTGGCCCTGCTGGCACACCTAGTGCCACAGCCTGTTACTTGCCCACTGACCGCTGCAACTATCAGACATTCTGTGCTGATGGAGCAGATGAGAGACGCTGCCGGCACTGCCAACCTGGCAACTTCCGATGCCGGGATGAGAAGTGTGTGTATGAGACGTGGGTGTGCGATGGGCAGCCGGACTGTGCGGATGGCAGCGATGAGTGGGACTGCTCCTATGCCTTGCCCCGCAAGGTCATCACTGCCGCAGTTATTGGCAGCCTCGTGTGTGGTTTACTACTTGTCATTGCACTGGGCTGCACCTGCAAACTCTACGCCATTCGTACCCAGGAATACAGGTCAGTAGGAATGAGGCTAATTGGAAGAGTGGGCACTGAGTGTGAGATGGGGACTAAGCAGTTTCAGG
The nucleotide sequence above comes from Jaculus jaculus isolate mJacJac1 chromosome 7, mJacJac1.mat.Y.cur, whole genome shotgun sequence. Encoded proteins:
- the Lrp10 gene encoding low-density lipoprotein receptor-related protein 10 isoform X2, producing the protein MKRKRRISGLVPTFLLLACEAPPAVLLEVQGTLQRPLGHDSQSSPANCTWLIPGRKEQTVTIRFQKLHLACGSERLILHSPLQPLTSLCEAPASPLQLPGGNVTITYSYAGARAPMGQGFLLSYRQDWLMCLQEEFQCLNHRCVPAEQRCDGNDACGDGSDEEGCSSDPLPSLTLAPAPPLPCNFTLEGFYGIFSSPGYSHLASVSHPQSCLWLLDPHDGRRLAVRFTALDLGYGDAVHIYDGAGPPETPRLLRSLTHFSNGKAVTVETLSGQAVVSYHTVAWSSGRGFNATYHVRGYCLPWDRPCGLDSGLGAGESSGERCYSEAQRCDGSWDCADGTDEKDCPGCPPGHFPCGPAGTPSATACYLPTDRCNYQTFCADGADERRCRHCQPGNFRCRDEKCVYETWVCDGQPDCADGSDEWDCSYALPRKVITAAVIGSLVCGLLLVIALGCTCKLYAIRTQEYSIFAPLSRMEAEIVQQQAPPSYGQLIAQGAIPPVEDFPTENPNDNSVLGNLRSLLQILRQDMTPGGASGGHHRHRQRGRSVRRLVRRLRRWGLLPRINPSARAPETTPQITPSASPAEALDGSTGPALEGGAVGGQDGEQAPPLPIKSSHSSVSTSAALTAVSETPGPLSSVPLEPSILSGVVHALRGRLLPNLWPPGPTWAPPGPHMAVLAPEDEDDVLLMPLAEPGVWVVEAEDEPLLA
- the Lrp10 gene encoding low-density lipoprotein receptor-related protein 10 isoform X1, with protein sequence MLPAILVLLLRPLLGGAVAHPDRIVSPNSACEAPPAVLLEVQGTLQRPLGHDSQSSPANCTWLIPGRKEQTVTIRFQKLHLACGSERLILHSPLQPLTSLCEAPASPLQLPGGNVTITYSYAGARAPMGQGFLLSYRQDWLMCLQEEFQCLNHRCVPAEQRCDGNDACGDGSDEEGCSSDPLPSLTLAPAPPLPCNFTLEGFYGIFSSPGYSHLASVSHPQSCLWLLDPHDGRRLAVRFTALDLGYGDAVHIYDGAGPPETPRLLRSLTHFSNGKAVTVETLSGQAVVSYHTVAWSSGRGFNATYHVRGYCLPWDRPCGLDSGLGAGESSGERCYSEAQRCDGSWDCADGTDEKDCPGCPPGHFPCGPAGTPSATACYLPTDRCNYQTFCADGADERRCRHCQPGNFRCRDEKCVYETWVCDGQPDCADGSDEWDCSYALPRKVITAAVIGSLVCGLLLVIALGCTCKLYAIRTQEYSIFAPLSRMEAEIVQQQAPPSYGQLIAQGAIPPVEDFPTENPNDNSVLGNLRSLLQILRQDMTPGGASGGHHRHRQRGRSVRRLVRRLRRWGLLPRINPSARAPETTPQITPSASPAEALDGSTGPALEGGAVGGQDGEQAPPLPIKSSHSSVSTSAALTAVSETPGPLSSVPLEPSILSGVVHALRGRLLPNLWPPGPTWAPPGPHMAVLAPEDEDDVLLMPLAEPGVWVVEAEDEPLLA